Below is a genomic region from Fusobacterium nucleatum.
AAGAAAGTATTGAAAAGAATATTGATGGGTCTATCAAAGTCGCTAATACAGAATAAAAAAATAAATATCCTAAAAAAAACATTATTCTCCCCCCATAATTTTTAAATTTTTATAATTGCTATCAAACTTTTGCTCATTAGTTAATTCAAATTGTAATTTCATTTTCTCCCCTCTGATATTTTCCCTAATAATTATAGCATTTTAGAATTATTTTTTCTATTATAAAAAAAGCAACTTTATAAGTATGCTAAATTAAAAAGCAATCTATTTAAGTTGCTTTTTAATAAGTCTTATGTTAAAATTTGAATGAGGTGAGTTAATTGAAAAGATATTCTGCATTGATGATAGATTTAAAAAAGTCGCGTTCTTACTCTATTCAAGATAGAAATAATATTCAAAATTCTGTATTAAATAGTGTAAATATTTTAAATAAAATCTTTAAAAATTCTATTGAAAAAGAAGTAGAGTTTAGTGCTGGTGATGAAATACAGGGACTATTTGTATCTCCACAATCTGCTTATTTGTATTATAGACTTTTTTCTACAATTATTTTTCCTATTGAAATACATTCAGGAATAGGTTTTGGAACTTGGGATATAAAAGTGGATAGTGCAAGTAGCACAGCTCAAGATGGGACTGTCTACCACTATGCTAGAAAAGCTATTGATGAAGCTAAAAAATCTTTGGAGTACTCTGTTCTTTTTTATTCAAAAAGTAAAAATGATATTATTGTAAATTCTTTAATTAATGCAAGTACTTTATTATCTTCTAAACAGAGTGAATATCAAAATAAATTAATGTTATTAGCAGAAATTCTATACCCTATTGCTAGTGGAGATATAATTGAATATGAAAAGTTAAAAGAGCTTCTAAAATTTATACAATTTGAAAATAAAGAAAATTTAATAATAGACATTGATTATCCTGTAATTTCAACACAATTAGAGAAAGAAAGTTTTTATATAACAGAAGGGAAAAAAAGGGGTTTATCAACTCAAATTTCAAAATTATTAGGAGTTAGTAGACAAAGTATAGAAAAGGCAGTAAAAACTGGAAATATTTATGAGTTAAGAAATTTAACAATAACTATATTAAAAGCTATGGAAAGTATAGAAGGAGAAAATTTATGATAGTTGCTATTTTAATAAGTGTCCATTTACTAGCAGATTTTTTATTCCAAACTTCTGCTTATTCTGAGAAAAAAAGGAAAATGTTAAAATCTTTACTTTTGCATTGCTTTATTTATTTTATAGTTTTTGAAATTATATTCTTTATATTATTTCAATGTGAAAAAGCATTTATAATAGGACTGATTATTTCTGTTTTACATTTTCTAATTAACTATACAGTAAATAAATTAGAAAAATATTTTCCTAAAAGAAGATTGCAACTTTTATTTTTTTCACTTAATCAACTAATTCACATTGTTATGATAGTAGGAATGTATTATATTTTAAATTTAGAAAATTTAACTAATAACCTTTATACAAAATTACAAACTTATGAAGATTTTAAAATAATAGTTCTTTACACTTTTGTTTTTTCTATAATATTAGATCCCGCTTCTGTTTTTATTAGAAAATTATTTACTTCAATTTCTCCTAAAATTTACCCCAAAACAAATTTAAAAGAATTAAAAGCTGGAAATATTATTGGAAAACTTGAAAGAATAATTATTGCCATTCTTTTATTAAATAATCAATTTGGAGTTATGGGTTTTGTTTTGACTGCTAAAAGTATTGCTCGTTTTAAACAAATGGAGAATAAAGATTTTGCAGAGAAATATTTAATTGGAACATTAACAAGTTTCTTAATAGCATTGATAAGTGTCTTAATTTTAAAAGAACTATTGTAATTTTTTTGCAATAGTCCTAAATTTTCTTTATTTTACCACTCATTGACAGAATATAAAAGTGCAAGTCTAATCTGTGTTAAAGCTCACTTGAAAGATTTTGATATTCACTTTCTAAGCCTTTTTAAGCATCATAACAAGGAGGACTATCATTCCAAGAATCCATTGCACCAAAAACATCAGAAATATCTGAGACATAAAAAAGTTCTTTTATTAATTTCAGGTAATTCAAAAAAATATCTTCCATATAAATATGTTATTTTTTCAATATAAAATAATCTCCATTTTTCTCAATCAAACCATTTTTTAAAAGACTACCAATAGCTCTTTTAAATGCTTTTTTACTTATACCAAAATAATCTTTGATATCTTCTGCTGAACTATTATCATTGAAACGAAAATGTTCTTTTAAAAGTCTCATTTTTCCAAGTACAAGTTCTGCATCACTTTCCATTTGGTCTGATAAAAGTTTTCTAGGACTTAAATCTAGTTTTTTATCTTCTCTAACCCTTGTAACTCTTAAAGTCAATTCATCTCCAACAGAATATTTTTCAAAACATTCACTTTTAGGAATTAAACCAAAATATCTATCTTCAACTGCAACAAAAACTCCAATCTCATCATTTATTCTATAAACTGTTGCATTGACAATATCACCTTTTTTTATATCATTTGAAGGCATTAAGAATTTATATATTTTCATTGTGGCAGATACTCTACCTTTACTATCTTCATAAAGTCCAACTAAATATTTTTTACCTATTTCAACCTTAGTTTCTTTTTGAGAATTAGGTAACATTAAATCTTTGTTAAGTCCCCAATCTAAAAAAGCTCCTAATTTTGGATTATCATCAACTACTTCTAATTTTGCAAGAGTTCCAACAAGTGCTTCTGTTTTTCTAAATGTAGCAATAAGTCTATCTTCACTATCTCTGTAAATTAGGACTTCTACTTCATCTCCTTCTTTTAAATCTTTTCCTTCAAGTTCATTATTAGGAAGAAGAATATTATCCTTGTCATCATCTGTTCCAGCAAATAAATATGCTCCTACACTTGAAAAATTATTTATAACCAATTTTTGCCTTTTACCAACTTTTATCATTTTTCCTCCAAATATTAATTACTTATTTTTAAAGTTTTATCTATTTGCTATATAAATTCATAAAGATAGGAATTTTTTTTAGAAAATATTTTATTTATCTTTTTGAAAATATTTCTATTTTTAATATCAATTTTTCCTAATTTTATTAATTCATCAATAAAAAAATATCCTGTTATTAAAAATATCAAGTCTGCTATATCAATCTTTAAGTCATAAGAAGCTTTTTCTTCTGTGATATTAGAAAAACTAATTTCATTATTTAAAGAGTATAATCCTGTATTTTCTTTTAAAATTTTATCTTCTATATAAATTTTTATATTAGAATTTTCTAATTTTAAAGTTTTAAATATAGATAACGGATTTAAAATTCTCAACATCATAAAGGGTTTAACACTCTTTTCTATATTTAACTGATTTTCAAAAAGAAATTCTATATTTGAATTATTTGGACTAGCAAGACTGACATTTTTATAATAATCTCTATATCCATAGATTAATACCAAAATTTCTTTATATGAAATGCAATCCAAAGCCATACATTCTCTAATTTCAATATTCTCTTCATATAAACCAAAGATAATATATGCACATGCCTTTTTATCCTTGTATAAGATAAAAGTTTTCATTCCATCACTACTAGCTTCTTTTAAGATTTTATCAAAATAAAAGTTATTTCTTTCTAAATAGCAAAAATTATTTTTCATATTAGAATTATATATTTTTATTAAATCATTTAAGTATAAATTTTTATTTTCTTCATTTATTTCTATATATGAATAGTTGTTACTAGGAAGCTTAAAATTAGCTAATTCCTCAACTGAGAAATTATAATATTCAATATTAGAAAAATATTCAAAACCAAACTTTCTATAAATTATAGGATTGATAGGAGTTAAAAAAACAAAAGGCATAGACTTTTTCTTAGAATTTTCTAACATAGAAATAAGTAATTTTGACATGTACCCTTTATTTCTCATAGTTATATCAGAAGATACTCCTACTATATATTTACTATTTATACTCTCATTATTGAAATTAAAAATATAGTCATTTTCATGAAGTGAAGAAACTATTTTTGAATTATCTTCTAATACTAAATAATTTTTCTCATTATAAATATTATCAAAATAAAATTTTATTTGTTCTTCATTGTCTTTAAAACTATCTTTCCAAAATTTAATAGCTATTTCTTTTTCAGATTTTTTCGCATATCTAACTTTCATAATACCACCAACTAAATATATCTAATGATAACTAAATAAATTGCAGTTCCTAGAAATAATGATAATATTACATTTTTTTTCCAAAATTGTAAAGCACCAACTATAAGTAAGGTTAAAATTTCTGGGAAACCATGAGGATAGACAGAAAATTTAACTGTACTTAAACAAAGGCAAAATAAAATTGCCATTAATGAAAAAGGAAGATATTTTTCATAAAATTTTACAATTTTAGGTAACTTTCCATTTGCAAAAATAATATAGGGTAATATTCTACAAATAACCATTCCAATTCCAGCAGATATAATAGCTAAAAAAGTGTAAAGATTATTATTCATATTTTATCAACCTCTTTCTTAGAAACTTTATTTTTTAATAATAATAAAGAAATCATACTGAGTATAATGGCTAAAAGTATAAAATTACTTCCTACTATTAAAAAGGCAACAATAGATGAAATCATTCCAACAGAAGTTGAAATATATGATTTGTCTTCTACTAGCTGGGAAATAACAACAATACAGAAAAATTCTGTAATTATAAAATCAATTCCTTTTAAATCAAAATTAATAAAGTTATATAAAATACCACCTACTGTACAACCAAATATCCAAGTAGAATATGCCAAAGTATTTATCCAAAGCATTATTTTAGTTCTATTAAGTCTTTCAGGGAACTTGGAACCTATATATAAAGAATAAACTTCATCTGTTAATGTCAATGAAAGGTATAAAAACTTTAAAAATGATTTTTTTCTTATTTTTTTAAATTCATCTATATAGGTTAAACCATAAAACATATGTCTAGAATTTACAAGTAATGAAATTAATCCTACTGTTAAGATAGGTGTATGATTTTTTAAAATACCTACTAACAGTAGCTGTATTGTCCCTCCATAAATAAATATAGCAGACAAGAAAGACCAAATAGTTCCATAACCAGCTTCTTTCATTAAAAGACCAAAAGTTACTCCAATAAAAAAAATATGCCAGTGATATTAAAAAATATCTTTTTAATGCAAATCTAAATTCTTCCATCAAAACCCCTCTTTTAAAGTGATTATATTTTACTATATCATAAGAAATCATCTTATGTTAATTATTTTTTTAAGCTCACATATTTTTTCTTAAATATATCCTTAGGAATTTGAGAAAATATTATTGCTAAAAATACAATAGAACAACCTAAAAATTCTCTTGAAGTCATAACTTCATCAAGCATAATATATCCTGCAAGAGCAGCAAAAACGGCTTCTAAACTTAAAATTAAAGAGGCAATTATTGGATTTGTATATTTTTGTCCTACCATTTGTAAAGTATATGCTATTCCTGATGATAAAAATCCTGCATAAGCAATAGACTTCCAAGAAAGAAAAATATTATTCATTGTTGCAGTTTCATTTTCGAATAATAAGGCACATATTCCAGATAAAATAGTTAACATAACAAATTGCAAAAATGATAATTGAACAGGGCTAACTTTTTTAGAATAATAATCTATAATTAAAATATGCCCTCCCCAACAAAATGAACCTAGAAAAACTATAAAATCTCCTCTATTTATCGTAAAATCACTTAGATTTGGAATAGCAAGTAAATAGAGTCCAATAAAACCTATAATTATACTTATCCAAGTTAATAAATCAATTTTATGTTTTAAGAAAATCATAGTTAAAAAAGGAATAATTAAAATATAAAATGAAGTTATAAAGCCAGTTTTACCTGCTGTTGTATATTGTAAACCGATTTGTTGTAGAGAAGTCCCCATAAATATAAAAAATCCACAAACTAAGCCACCTTGTAATAAAACTCCAATATCTTTTGGTAATTTAGATTTAGTAATAATTAAATAAGCACCTAAACATATAATTGCAATAATAGAACGAGCCATATTGAAAGTAAAAGGTCCTATCCTGTCCATACCTGTAACTTGGGCGACAAAAGCAGTTCCCCATATAAATGCTGCTAAAAATAACATTAGATCACCAAAATATCTTTTTTTATTCATCAATATCGCCCCTTTAATAAAATTTTCTATACCATAATTGTATAGAGTAAACAGATTAAAGTCAATAGTAATAGAAAAACAAAAATAAAAATATAAATATAAAAAAGAGAAAACTATTGTAAATTAATAAATATAGTAAAAATACTTCATTATTAATTAACTTACAACAGTTCCTTTATTTTAGTTATATATTTTCAAAAAATTTTATAAGATTTTGAATGTCTTTCTCATTAGGTTTTCCTTTATTTATTCCCCCTATTAATTTAAAAGGTCCATATTTATCAAAACCTTTACAACTAAATATTCCAAG
It encodes:
- a CDS encoding SatD family protein, giving the protein MKRYSALMIDLKKSRSYSIQDRNNIQNSVLNSVNILNKIFKNSIEKEVEFSAGDEIQGLFVSPQSAYLYYRLFSTIIFPIEIHSGIGFGTWDIKVDSASSTAQDGTVYHYARKAIDEAKKSLEYSVLFYSKSKNDIIVNSLINASTLLSSKQSEYQNKLMLLAEILYPIASGDIIEYEKLKELLKFIQFENKENLIIDIDYPVISTQLEKESFYITEGKKRGLSTQISKLLGVSRQSIEKAVKTGNIYELRNLTITILKAMESIEGENL
- a CDS encoding DUF3307 domain-containing protein, which codes for MIVAILISVHLLADFLFQTSAYSEKKRKMLKSLLLHCFIYFIVFEIIFFILFQCEKAFIIGLIISVLHFLINYTVNKLEKYFPKRRLQLLFFSLNQLIHIVMIVGMYYILNLENLTNNLYTKLQTYEDFKIIVLYTFVFSIILDPASVFIRKLFTSISPKIYPKTNLKELKAGNIIGKLERIIIAILLLNNQFGVMGFVLTAKSIARFKQMENKDFAEKYLIGTLTSFLIALISVLILKELL
- a CDS encoding CvfB family protein; the encoded protein is MIKVGKRQKLVINNFSSVGAYLFAGTDDDKDNILLPNNELEGKDLKEGDEVEVLIYRDSEDRLIATFRKTEALVGTLAKLEVVDDNPKLGAFLDWGLNKDLMLPNSQKETKVEIGKKYLVGLYEDSKGRVSATMKIYKFLMPSNDIKKGDIVNATVYRINDEIGVFVAVEDRYFGLIPKSECFEKYSVGDELTLRVTRVREDKKLDLSPRKLLSDQMESDAELVLGKMRLLKEHFRFNDNSSAEDIKDYFGISKKAFKRAIGSLLKNGLIEKNGDYFILKK
- a CDS encoding GNAT family N-acetyltransferase; translation: MKVRYAKKSEKEIAIKFWKDSFKDNEEQIKFYFDNIYNEKNYLVLEDNSKIVSSLHENDYIFNFNNESINSKYIVGVSSDITMRNKGYMSKLLISMLENSKKKSMPFVFLTPINPIIYRKFGFEYFSNIEYYNFSVEELANFKLPSNNYSYIEINEENKNLYLNDLIKIYNSNMKNNFCYLERNNFYFDKILKEASSDGMKTFILYKDKKACAYIIFGLYEENIEIRECMALDCISYKEILVLIYGYRDYYKNVSLASPNNSNIEFLFENQLNIEKSVKPFMMLRILNPLSIFKTLKLENSNIKIYIEDKILKENTGLYSLNNEISFSNITEEKASYDLKIDIADLIFLITGYFFIDELIKLGKIDIKNRNIFKKINKIFSKKNSYLYEFI
- a CDS encoding branched-chain amino acid transporter permease, with translation MNNNLYTFLAIISAGIGMVICRILPYIIFANGKLPKIVKFYEKYLPFSLMAILFCLCLSTVKFSVYPHGFPEILTLLIVGALQFWKKNVILSLFLGTAIYLVIIRYI
- a CDS encoding DMT family transporter produces the protein MNKKRYFGDLMLFLAAFIWGTAFVAQVTGMDRIGPFTFNMARSIIAIICLGAYLIITKSKLPKDIGVLLQGGLVCGFFIFMGTSLQQIGLQYTTAGKTGFITSFYILIIPFLTMIFLKHKIDLLTWISIIIGFIGLYLLAIPNLSDFTINRGDFIVFLGSFCWGGHILIIDYYSKKVSPVQLSFLQFVMLTILSGICALLFENETATMNNIFLSWKSIAYAGFLSSGIAYTLQMVGQKYTNPIIASLILSLEAVFAALAGYIMLDEVMTSREFLGCSIVFLAIIFSQIPKDIFKKKYVSLKK